One part of the Eucalyptus grandis isolate ANBG69807.140 chromosome 10, ASM1654582v1, whole genome shotgun sequence genome encodes these proteins:
- the LOC120289100 gene encoding aquaporin PIP2-7-like — protein MTKGSERGSTDPPPWQRLRRPPAGSPPRHGRAQLWSFYRALIAEFIATLLFLYVTVATVIGHKKQTGPCDGVGLPRHRLGLRWHDLLLVYCTATAYPVQELFKDLHLLLMGFEVFFVLHLYGSRVHNLRGHINPAVTFDYFWQGKAFMKPFYNSLGGGANSVATGYSTGTALGAEIIGTFVLVYTVFSATDPKRSARDSHVPVCTTY, from the exons ATGACGAAGGGAAGTGAGCGAGGAAGCACAGACCCACCACCATGGCAAAGACTACGTCGACCCCCCGCCGGCTCCCCTCCTCGACATGGGCGAGCTCAGCTCTGGTCCTTCTACAGGGCCCTCATTGCGGAGTTCATCGCCaccctcctcttcctctacGTCACCGTCGCCACCGTCATCGGCCACAAGAAGCAGACCGGGCCGTGCGACGGCGTCGGCCTCCCTCGGCATCGCCTGGGCCTTCGGTGGCATGATCTTCTTCTCGTTTACTGCACTGCTACAGCATATCCA GTGCAAGAACTCTTCAAAGATTTGCATCTTTTGTTGATGGGCTTCGAGGTGTTCTTTGTGCTTCATTTGTATGGCTCTCGTGTTCACAACCTTC GTGGACACATCAACCCGGCTGTGACATTCGACTATTTTTGGCAAGGAAAG GCATTCATGAAGCCCTTCTACAACTCGCTCGGAGGTGGTGCCAACTCGGTGGCTACGGGCTACAGCACTGGCACGGCTTTGGGTGCTGAGATCATCGGCACTTTCGTGCTGGTTTACACCGTGTTCTCGGCCACTGACCCAAAGAGGAGCGCTCGTGACTCTCACGTGCCGGTATGTACAACTTACTAG